A window of Dyella terrae contains these coding sequences:
- a CDS encoding FAD-dependent oxidoreductase, whose translation MPDKTFQFLNVQRQTPRTVPVAIRVLGYGEIAGDFGSSQAGQQAERCIDCGNPYCEHACPVHNYIPNWLKLVQDGRLMEAATLMHETNPLPEICGRVCPQDRLCEGACTLEQTAFGSVTIGSIERWVTDEALRQGWRPDLSGVQETGKRVAIVGAGPAGLACADRLRRAGIAADIYDRQNEIGGLLTFGIPPFKLDKGVVRTRREVLEGMGVRFLLGHEVGRDIEFGQLLDDYDAVFVGTGAYTYVDAQLPGRELHGVHDALPFLIGNTERLLRDDPPAHAFDFRGKHVVVLGGGDTGMDCNRTAVRLGAASVTCVYRRDEANMPGSAREVKYSREEGVEFLFQRQPLAILGDDQGKVRAVRVIETALTDDGHGRARPQNVPGTEYEIAADVVIQSFGFLPSPPDWLRSHGVELDRSGRIVTGKGASLPHQSSHPRIFAGGDNVRGADLVVRAVYDGREAASSIAGMLLV comes from the coding sequence ATGCCCGACAAGACCTTCCAGTTCCTCAACGTCCAACGCCAGACGCCACGCACCGTGCCGGTCGCCATTCGCGTCCTCGGCTACGGTGAGATCGCCGGCGATTTCGGTTCGTCGCAGGCCGGGCAACAGGCGGAACGCTGCATCGATTGCGGCAACCCGTACTGCGAACACGCCTGCCCGGTGCACAACTACATTCCCAACTGGCTGAAGCTCGTGCAGGACGGTCGCCTGATGGAGGCGGCCACGCTGATGCATGAAACCAATCCGCTCCCGGAAATCTGCGGGCGCGTGTGCCCGCAGGATCGCCTGTGCGAAGGCGCATGCACGCTGGAGCAGACGGCCTTTGGGTCCGTCACCATTGGCAGCATCGAGCGCTGGGTTACCGATGAGGCCCTGCGCCAGGGCTGGCGACCGGACTTGTCGGGCGTGCAGGAAACCGGCAAGCGCGTCGCCATCGTCGGCGCCGGCCCGGCGGGCCTCGCCTGCGCCGATCGCCTGCGTCGCGCGGGCATCGCAGCGGACATCTACGATCGCCAGAACGAGATCGGCGGGCTGCTCACTTTCGGCATACCGCCATTCAAGCTCGACAAGGGCGTCGTTCGCACGCGTCGCGAGGTTCTCGAAGGCATGGGCGTGCGCTTCCTGCTGGGCCATGAGGTGGGCCGCGATATCGAATTTGGTCAGTTGCTCGACGATTACGACGCCGTCTTCGTTGGCACCGGTGCATACACCTACGTCGATGCCCAGCTGCCGGGTCGCGAACTTCATGGCGTGCACGACGCCCTGCCCTTCCTGATCGGCAATACCGAACGCTTGTTGCGCGACGACCCACCCGCCCACGCCTTCGACTTCCGTGGCAAACACGTCGTCGTGCTTGGTGGCGGTGACACCGGCATGGACTGCAACCGCACGGCGGTCCGCCTGGGCGCAGCGTCCGTCACGTGCGTGTACCGGCGTGACGAAGCCAACATGCCGGGCTCGGCGCGCGAAGTGAAGTACAGCCGCGAGGAAGGCGTGGAGTTCCTGTTCCAGCGCCAGCCGCTGGCGATTCTCGGTGACGACCAGGGCAAGGTGCGCGCCGTGCGTGTCATCGAAACGGCCTTGACCGACGATGGCCATGGTCGTGCCCGTCCGCAGAACGTGCCGGGCACCGAGTACGAGATTGCTGCCGACGTCGTGATTCAGTCGTTCGGTTTCCTGCCCAGCCCGCCGGACTGGCTCCGCTCGCATGGCGTCGAACTCGACCGCAGCGGACGCATCGTTACCGGCAAGGGTGCGTCGCTCCCGCATCAATCGAGCCATCCACGCATTTTCGCCGGCGGCGACAACGTGCGCGGTGCGGACCTGGTGGTGCGCGCGGTCTATGACGGTCGTGAGGCAGCCTCATCGATCGCCGGGATGTTGCTGGTGTAA